The Benincasa hispida cultivar B227 chromosome 11, ASM972705v1, whole genome shotgun sequence genome has a segment encoding these proteins:
- the LOC120089975 gene encoding haloacid dehalogenase-like hydrolase domain-containing protein Sgpp: MGVVAGEFSSSSSPRLYKPAFAPSFKDPSPFFPVLNTHFEETHKFPHRKQAFVSLNRSLPTMTASKDENSVDSKNPLATLAPVEAVLFDVDGTLCDSDPLHYYAFREMLQEIGFNGGVPIDEEFFIKNIAGKHNDDIARALFPDEPERGLKFCDEKEAMFRRLVTEQLKPVNGLYKVKKWIEDRGLKRAAVTNAPRPNAELMISMLGLTDFFEAIIIGGECEHAKPHPEPYLKALEVLKVSKDHTFIFEDSVSGIKAGVAAGMPVVGITTRNPEHLLMQAKPALLVKDYADPKLWAALDELDKRGGTIKNA; encoded by the exons ATGGGAGTAGTAGCTGGTGAATTCTCGTCCTCAAGCTCCCCACGCCTTTATAAACCCGCATTTGCTCCGTCCTTCAAAGACCCATCTCCATTTTTCCCGGTTCTCAATACCCATTTCGAAGAAACACACAAATTCCCACACAGGAAACAAGCTTTCGTATCTCTCAATCGATCTCTGCCGACGATGACGGCTTCAAAAGATGAGAATTCAGTCGACAG CAAAAACCCTCTTGCCACGCTTGCTCCTGTGGAAGCAGTTCTATTCGATGTAGATGGAACTTTGTGTGATTCAGATCCGCTCCATTACTATGCCTTCCGCGAAATGCTTCAAGAG ATTGGTTTCAATGGTGGGGTTCCAATTGATGAGgagtttttcattaaaaatattgCCGGCAAGCATAACGATGATATTGCCCGAGCGTTATTCCCTGATGAACCTGAACGAGGTTTGAAATTTTGCGATGAGAAGGAGGCTATGTTTAGGAG ATTGGTTACGGAACAATTAAAGCCTGTGAATGGCTTGTATAAAGTGAAGAAATGGATAGAAGATCGCGGATTGAAACGTGCTGCAGTTACAAATGCCCCTCGGCCGAATGCCGAGCTCATGATCTCCATGCTTGGTCTTACGGATTTTTTTGAAGCTATTATTATAGGCGGTGAATGTGAACATGCCAAACCACATCCAGAACCATATTTAAAGGCTCTGGAAGTACTCAAAGTGTCAAAGGATCACACTTTCATTTTTGAG GATTCTGTATCAGGGATCAAAGCTGGAGTGGCAGCCGGGATGCCTGTCGTCGGTATAACAACGAGAAATCCCGAGCACTTGTTGATGCAAGCAAAGCCTGCCCTCCTCGTAAAGGACTATGCCGATCCGAAATTGTGGGCAGCTTTGGACGAACTCGATAAGAGAGGAGGTACCATTAAGAATGCATGA
- the LOC120090120 gene encoding haloacid dehalogenase-like hydrolase domain-containing protein Sgpp: MVIEKLKPVNGLNKVKKWIEDRGLNRAAVTNSSRTNAELVISMLGLTGFFEVVIIGDECEHAKPHPEPCLKALEDFVTGIKPGVIAEMPLIDITTRDPEQASAILIKDYEDPKLWAVLDKLDRKGDTVENA, translated from the exons ATggttattgaaaaattaaaacctGTGAATGGCTTGAATAAAGTGAAGAAATGGATAGAAGATCGCGGATTGAATCGTGCTGCAGTTACAAATTCTTCTCGAACGAATGCCGAGCTCGTGATCTCCATGCTTGGCCTTACAGGTTTCTTTGAGGTTGTTATCATAGGTGATGAATGTGAGCATGCCAAGCCACATCCAGAACCATGCTTAAAGGCTTTGGAA GATTTTGTAACAGGGATCAAACCTGGAGTGATAGCCGAGATGCCTCTCATCGATATCACCACGAGAGATCCCGAACAAGCT TCTGCCATCCTCATAAAGGATTACGAGGATCCAAAATTGTGGGCAGTTTTGGACAAACTCGACAGGAAAGGAGATACCGTTGAGAATGCATGA
- the LOC120091986 gene encoding vacuolar protein sorting-associated protein 55 homolog, whose protein sequence is MADLPGSLQACLSMGKVAFLAILVSGGIVMQILACALYNNWWPMLSVIMYVLLPMPLLFFAGSDSSSLYTDSNNSWINATKFLTGASTVGSIAIPIILKHAGIIGWGAMAMDLSSFVVFVIAILCFMGMSEDDDYTMF, encoded by the exons ATGGCAGACTTACCAGGTTCTTTGCAGGCCTGTTTGAGTATGGGCAAGGTCGCATTCTTAGCAATTTTGGTTTCTGGAGGAATTGTGATGCAGATATTG GCATGTGCCTTGTACAATAATTGGTGGCCAATGCTAAGTG TGATAATGTATGTGCTTCTCCCTATGCCTTTGTTATTCTTTGCGGGGTCAGATAGTTCTTCACTGTATACTGATTCTAACAATAG CTGGATCAATGCGACGAAATTCTTGACCGGAGCTTCAACCGTAGGAAGCATTGCTATCCCCATCATTCTGAAGCATGCCGGGATCATCGGATGGGGGGCAATGGCAATGGACCTCTCCTCGTTTGTAGTATTCGTGATTGCCATTTTGTGTTTCATGGGAATGAGCGAAGATGACGACTACACTATGTTCTGA